GCGATCCGGCAGCAATACTATCTAAAATATTACTTACAGCTTCATTTTCTTCATTTCCTAAACTTTCTGGCACTGTAAAGTTTCCATCTTCTACACAGGTTATAAAAGAGATACTTAGTACAAGCGTCCAAACTATTGCGGTTATTTTATTCTTTTTCATCTTTATTTTTTTTTAATTAACAACCTCCCCTCAAGGGTACGAGGTATGCTTCCCAAACATGCTTTTTAATTCCGAGACAAGCCTCGAGAATTAAACCCTTGGCTATCGCCCTGCGATTAAAACGACACACTTACATTTAAAAAATAAGTTGCGCCTCTACCATACCAATACTTATTACCAAAAACAGGTTTATCTAAAGATTTATCTTCTAATAATTGTCTGTAGTTGGCATTTCTTCCTTGTTCAAATCCGCCAGATTTGTAGGTTTTATTCAACAAATTATTTACCGTTACAAAAAAACTTACATAATGTTTATTAATGATAAAAGATTTTCCTCCAACAAAATTTACAACAGAATAATCGTTGAATTTCTCTTGCGTTAAAAGTCCTTTTGCAATCTCATTATCATATTCTAAAAAAGGCAAACCATCATCATCTGTATAAAAATTTCGAGACCTATTTAAAGGGGAAATATCTATAAATGTGTTGCTGAAAAAATTTAAAGTAGCACCCACCCACCAATAATTTGGGTCACGATATTCAAAACCAACCGAATACGCATTTTGAGGTCCGGCAGCTAATTTGTAATTCTTAAGATTAGTCTTGCCAAAATCTTTAAATCCGTCTACAAAACCCGCATCCAAAGATTCTGTATCTGCTTCTGTGGTTAAGTATAAATTAGGATTATTATCATAAGTAAATTGCCCAATAGACGCAGCTCCTTTTAATTTAAACGTTGATGTTAGTTGCGCTTCTACCCCCAGTTCTAAACCCAAATGTTTTTTACTAATTCCATTTAAAACCTCTTGCACAAAGGCTGTGTTATCTCCTCCAACTCCATCTGCAAAATAAAACGAAATCTCCGTTGCATCTTTTACAGAGGTATAATACGCTGTTACTTTTGATGTAATAATTGGACTTCTATAAACATAACTCACATCCGTAGAAAGTATTTTTTCGCTTTGTAAACCTAAAACCACATTGTTATTTTCTCTTGAGTTAGAAAATGTATTTCTAAGAGTTGGTGCCTCAGTAATATATGCTGCATTTATATCTACCAAATGACGCCCCGTAATTTTATACGTTGCCCCCATTTTAAATCCATAATCTATAAATTTCTGTGCTTCGGATGCACCTAAAGAATTCTCAGAAAAACTTCCGTTTTTATACAAACCTTCTCGTTGATGAGTGGTACTCGCAACTTTTAGAGCTGCAAAAAAATCAATTTTATGGTATTGAAATTGCGCTTGTGCAAAGGCAGAAATTAGATCAGAATTTAAATTAAAGTTATACTTAAATTGGTCACCTTTACCTACTAGTCTATTTGGGTTTAAAAGATCATTTTGTTTTTCATCTTCTGTAGCCCCAAAAGGATCTATATCTAAGTAGCCAACTCCACCTAACAAATCGATAACTTCTGCAAAATTTTGAGACCGTAATTGTTTATATTCTACTTTTGCGTTTAAGGAAACATTGTCATTTACCTCTGTATTTAAAATAGAATTTATAGTAAATTGTTTATCATCATTTCTATCTTCATACAAAACATAAGCATTTTCTAAACCTGCAGTTTCATTAGTTTTATTTGCATCAAAAATCCGATTCCAATTTATTTGTCCGTCTTTTTTAAAATTATTTTCAGCATTATAAGCACCTTCAAAATCGTTATTTCTTAAAAAATAACTTGGCAAATTTTGATAATAAGCGGCACTTGGGTTAGCACCTCCATTATAATCGATTCTACTGTTGCCTATCTTACCAAATTGATAAGCAATATTGGTGTTTATAGAAGTTTTTTCTGTAATATTCCAATAATGATTTAGCATTAAAATAGGTTCACTGACTTCCTTAATTCTAGAATTCCTTTTTTTTCCATCTAAAAAACCCCAATAATCATTGTACTTTATTCCTTTTAAATCAAAAACTTCTTGTGTGTTTGGAGATGATTTCCCTCTTCTGTTTGGTGTAAAAATCCCTGTAAAATTAATACTACTTTCATCATTTAACTTTTTTTCTACG
The nucleotide sequence above comes from Polaribacter butkevichii. Encoded proteins:
- a CDS encoding carboxypeptidase-like regulatory domain-containing protein; this translates as MKKIVMATCLLLASFSDLYSQGVVKGLVLDNNSKKPLKGVSVKLQNASKNSITDFNGNFLIENIQNGTTVLELKLMGYETQNIPIELFGKTLNLGSIFLFKEVVENQDLSLITLSDDELNDDASAADNISGLLQSSKDVFLRTAAYEFSSSFFKIKGLDSRNGKVLINGIEMNKIYDGRAQWSNWGGLNDVLRNQEFRNGLSPSDVTFGGLLGATNMNTRASEQRPGLRVSYSSSNRSYQHRAMATYATGMLKNDWAFTFSGSGRIGNEGFNDATSYKAYAVFASVEKKLNDESSINFTGIFTPNRRGKSSPNTQEVFDLKGIKYNDYWGFLDGKKRNSRIKEVSEPILMLNHYWNITEKTSINTNIAYQFGKIGNSRIDYNGGANPSAAYYQNLPSYFLRNNDFEGAYNAENNFKKDGQINWNRIFDANKTNETAGLENAYVLYEDRNDDKQFTINSILNTEVNDNVSLNAKVEYKQLRSQNFAEVIDLLGGVGYLDIDPFGATEDEKQNDLLNPNRLVGKGDQFKYNFNLNSDLISAFAQAQFQYHKIDFFAALKVASTTHQREGLYKNGSFSENSLGASEAQKFIDYGFKMGATYKITGRHLVDINAAYITEAPTLRNTFSNSRENNNVVLGLQSEKILSTDVSYVYRSPIITSKVTAYYTSVKDATEISFYFADGVGGDNTAFVQEVLNGISKKHLGLELGVEAQLTSTFKLKGAASIGQFTYDNNPNLYLTTEADTESLDAGFVDGFKDFGKTNLKNYKLAAGPQNAYSVGFEYRDPNYWWVGATLNFFSNTFIDISPLNRSRNFYTDDDGLPFLEYDNEIAKGLLTQEKFNDYSVVNFVGGKSFIINKHYVSFFVTVNNLLNKTYKSGGFEQGRNANYRQLLEDKSLDKPVFGNKYWYGRGATYFLNVSVSF